Proteins from one Triticum aestivum cultivar Chinese Spring chromosome 7A, IWGSC CS RefSeq v2.1, whole genome shotgun sequence genomic window:
- the LOC123153154 gene encoding polygalacturonase-like — protein sequence MASIVPLFSLLSLFLCCVLAKGGMKVAPSANGADHRGRSLQSNHVFSVLGYGAYGDGRHDDTKALSKAWAAACSSLNPSIVLIPGGKKYLTKHLTFSGPCKSSITLMIEGTLVAPPKRSYWIEDTIRHWILFRSVRGLTVTGGGTIDGNGKIWWQDSCKINSKLPCRQAPTALTFYSCTNLRVDNLELLNSQQIHISVEHCSDVRMSHLSITAPGTSPNTDGIHIAHSKDVKVMDCAIKTGDDCMSIEDGTENLHVNNIVCGPGHGISIGSLGDRNSQAQVANITIDGARLRGTTNGARIKTWQGGRGYAKNIVFQNMMMDNVQNPIIIDQNYCDSATPCNEQKSAVEVSNVLFNNIRGTSASREAIKLSCSRVVPCHGIALHNVRLTLKRGGGDAESSCENAKWRKLGTVMPQPCSLND from the exons ATGGCCTCCATTGTGCCCCTCTTCTCTCTGCTGTCATTGTTCTTGTGTTGTGTTCTTGCCAAGGGAGGCATGAAAGTGGCCCCTTCGGCGAATGGGGCTGACCATAGAGGCCGGTCTCTACAGTCAAATCATGTTTTCAGTGTGCTCGGATATGGGGCTTACGGCGATGGACGCCATGACGACACAAAG GCATTGTCAAAGGCGTGGGCTGCAGCTTGCTCCTCTTTGAATCCTAGCATCGTGCTCATCCCCGGGGGCAAGAAATACCTAACCAAGCATTTAACCTTCTCCGGCCCATGCAAATCCAGTATCACGTTAATG ATTGAAGGTACTTTGGTAGCCCCTCCGAAGAGATCATACTGGATAGAGGATACCATTAGGCACTGGATTTTGTTCAGATCTGTGAGAGGTCTTACCGTCACCGGTGGCGGGACCATTGATGGAAATGGAAAGATTTGGTGGCAGGATTCCTGCAAAATAAACTCAAAACTC CCATGCAGGCAAGCTCCAACG GCTTTGACGTTCTATTCTTGCACAAATCTGAGAGTGGATAATTTAGAACTGTTGAACAGCCAACAAATCCACATATCAGTGGAGCATTGCAGTGATGTAAGGATGTCCCACTTGTCAATCACAGCACCCGGCACTAGCCCCAACACCGACGGCATCCATATCGCCCATAGCAAGGATGTCAAAGTCATGGACTGCGCAATCAAGACCGGGGACGACTGCATGTCAATCGAGGATGGAACCGAGAACCTACATGTCAACAACATCGTGTGTGGACCGGGGCATGGGATAAGCATCGGGAGCTTAGGCGACCGCAACTCTCAAGCCCAAGTTGCAAACATCACCATCGACGGGGCGCGACTGCGCGGCACGACGAATGGGGCTCGTATCAAGACATGGCAGGGCGGGCGGGGCTACGCAAAGAACATCGTGTTCCAGAACATGATGATGGATAATGTGCAGAACCCAATCATCATCGACCAGAACTACTGCGACTCGGCTACACCATGTAATGAACAG aAATCGGCCGTGGAGGTGAGCAATGTGTTGTTTAACAACATTAGGGGGACAAGTGCCTCAAGAGAGGCTATCAAGCTCAGTTGCAGTAGAGTTGTGCCTTGCCATGGGATAGCCTTGCACAACGTCAGGCTTACTCTGAAGCGAGGAGGTGGTGATGCAGAGAGCAGCTGTGAGAATGCAAAATGGAGGAAATTGGGGACAGTTATGCCACAGCCATGTAGTCTCAACGACTGA